In Archocentrus centrarchus isolate MPI-CPG fArcCen1 chromosome 21, fArcCen1, whole genome shotgun sequence, the following are encoded in one genomic region:
- the LOC115801173 gene encoding zona pellucida-like domain-containing protein 1: MKIILPLLSLIVTSSQLTMNKCGTEGRLPRSSDITVQCGTSAIGLAIEICPIIYSGYNETLLILNQMWDPFCRATLDESVTPPVARFNFSLNMTHACGSTFRTTSAPGTGIFADFSSIETLNVSGVVWSVDPSIGKISYKAELMYYYSCAYPLEYLINNTQISVPASTITVKDNNGTFISTLSMGLFSDASYTKPLVIPQWGIELRTNVYVEVKATNLTMQYNVLLDRCYASISPLLSNSSNFNLFVSCSKDQFTTMIENGESQRARFKFPAFRFIEQQKEPVSSYYLHCITRLCERSTCSTFKQCTKRRKRSTPDASDVGITKAYTIISPKIITKADNAESKEQLLVADKDNSVVGLGVAVGVLAFACLVALILAVLLCKRRRRC, translated from the coding sequence ATGAAGATTATTTTACCTTTACTCTCCCTGATAGTCACAAGTAGTCAGCTAACAATGAACAAGTGTGGAACAGAGGGAAGATTACCACGGagcagtgacatcacagtgCAGTGCGGTACTTCGGCCATTGGGCTTGCAATCGAAATCTGCCCAATTATCTACTCTGGCTACAATGAGACTCTCCTGATCCTGAACCAGATGTGGGACCCGTTCTGTCGAGCCACCCTTGATGAATCTGTGACTCCACCAGTTGCTCGTTTTAACTTTTCACTAAATATGACTCATGCCTGTGGAAGCACATTCAGGACCACTAGTGCTCCTGGGACAGGTATATTTGCTGACTTTTCCAGCATTGAGACACTCAACGTCAGTGGTGTTGTTTGGTCCGTCGATCCCAGCATAGGAAAAATTTCCTACAAAGCTGAGTTGATGTACTATTATTCCTGTGCCTACCCCTTAGAATATCTGATCAACAACACCCAGATCAGTGTGCCAGCCTCCACCATCACAGTCAAGGATAACAATGGGACTTTCATTAGCACATTGAGCATGGGGCTGTTCAGTGATGCCAGCTACACCAAACCACTGGTAATACCACAGTGGGGAATTGAACTGAGGACCAATGTGTATGTTGAGGTGAAGGCCACCAACCTGACAATGCAGTATAACGTCCTGTTAGACCGGTGCTATGCCTCCATTTCCCCCTTGCTGTCCAACTCCAGCAACTTCAACCTGTTTGTCTCCTGCTccaaggatcagttcacaaccATGATTGAGAATGGAGAAAGCCAAAGAGCCCGCTTTAAGTTCCCAGCCTTCCGCTTCATCGAACAGCAGAAAGAGCCTGTGTCCTCCTActaccttcactgcatcactcGTCTATGTGAAAGGAGCACCTGCAGCACCTTCAAGCAGTGCACaaaaagaaggaagaggagCACCCCTGATGCTTCTGACGTGGGCATAACCAAGGCTTACACCATCATCTCTCCAAAGATCATCACCAAAGCCGACAATGCTGAGTCCAAAGAGCAGCTTCTTGTTGCCGACAAAGATAATTCTGTTGTTGGGCTTGGTGTGGCTGTTGGCGTCCTTGCCTTTGCCTGCTTAGTTGCCCTTATTCTTGCTGTCTTGCTTTGTAAAAGGCGCAGAAGATGTTAG